CTCTCCGAGGGCGACCGAATCTCGGCCGATGCACGGCTGGTGAAGGAGGCCGAGCTGCGCGTGGATCAATCCACCCTGACGGGAGAGTCGCACCCGGCAAGAAAAACGTGCGATGCCGCGGGGAAGGAAGATCTCGCGCGCGCCGAGATCTCCAACCTGGTCTTCGCGGGGACCAGCGTCGTGGCCGGTAACGGGGTCGCGGTCGTCTTCGCAACGGGGATGCAGACCGAGTTCGGGAAAATCGCCCGCCTCACCCAGGGCATCGCGGAGGAGCAAAGCCCGCTTCAGAAAGAGATGGTCCGCATGACCCGTGTGGTGACCTTCCTGGCGACCGGGACGGGGTTCCTCTTCTTCGGCCTGGCGATTGCGCTCGCAGGCATGACCCTGGCCGATAGCTTCCTCTTCGCGATGGGGATGATCGTCGCATTCGTTCCGGAGGGTCTGCTCCCGACCGTCAGCCTCTCGCTGGCGATGGGAGTGCAGCGCATGGCCAGGAGGAATGCCCTGGTCAAGCGGCTGTCGGCGGTGGAAACCCTGGGCTGCACGACGGTTATCTGCACGGACAAGACCGGGACATTGACCCAGAACGAGATGACGGTCCGGGAGCTCCGGATCGCCGGCCGGCGGCTGTCGGTGACGGGAGTCGGCTACGCACCCGAGGGAGAAATCCTTGCCGACGGAAGGCCGGTTCCGGATTCCGACGCGGTAACCGCCGACCTGCGCCTGTTGCTGCTTGCCGCCGGGTTGTGCAACAACGCCCGCCTCCTCCCCCCCGACCGCTCCATTCCCCGCTGGTCGGTGCTGGGAGACCCCACGGAGGCGGCTCTCCGGGTGGCGGCCCTCAAGGGGGGAATGGACCTTGCGGCGGAGGCAGCATCCGCCCCGCGACTGCGGGAGCTGCCCTTCGATTCCCGACGCAAGCGGATGGCCACGATCCACGCACATCGGGGAGTGCGGATCGCCTATGTCAAAGGGGCTCCCAAGGAAGTGCTCGGGCTGTGCTCCCGCCTCCGGGTGAAAGGAAAGGAGCAACCGCTGACCGACGGGGAAAGGGCACGGATCGCGGCGGAAAACGACGACCTCGCCCGCGGCGGACTCCGCGTGCTGGCCGTCGCCCGGCGCCTGCTGCCGGACTCCCTGGAAGGAACCGAAGCCGATACGATCGAGCGCGACCTGACGTTCCTCGGGCTGATGGCGATGATGGACCCGCCGAGGCACGAGGTGGCCGAGGCGGTGGCAAAATGCTACCGGGCCGGCATCCGGATCATCATGATCACCGGCGACTACGGACTGACCGCGGAAAGCGTGGCCCGCCGCATCGGCATCCTCCGAACGCCCCATCCGCGCCTCTTGAACGGCTCCGAGCTGGACACGATGAGCGACGAGGATCTGAAGGACGCCCTGCGGGAGGAGATCCTCCTGGCGCGGGTGACGCCGGAGCACAAGCTGCGGGTGGTGAGCGCACTCCGGGAGATGGGGGAGGTCGTGGCGGTCACCGGGGACGGCGTCAACGACGCCCCCGCCCTCAAGCAGGCCGACATCGGGGTGGCGATGGGGCTGTCCGGCACCGACGTGGCGAAGGAGGCCGCCGACATGGTCCTGGCCGATGACAACTTCGCCTCCATCGTCAACGCCGTCGAGGAGGGCCGGGCGGTCTTCGCGAACATCAAGAAATTCATCACGTATATCTTCACCAGCAACACTCCCGAGGCCGTCCCGTTCATCTGCTTCGTCCTGAGCGGCGGGAGGATTCCGCTGGCGCTCAACGTGATGCAGGTCCTCTCCATCGACCTGGGCACCGACATCATGCCGGCCTTGGCCCTGGGGGCCGAGCCTCCCGAGCCGGGCCTGATGGACAGGCCCCCCCGACGCCGCTCGGAGCACGTCATCACCTGGCCGCTTCTGCTGCGCGCCTATACCTTCCTGGGCCCGCTCCAGAGCCTGGCCGCGATGACGGCCTTCTACTTCCTTTTCTGGAAAAGCGGCTACTGGGGCCGGTTGCTGGACCTCCCTTCCGATGGGGCGCTCTACCGGTCGGCGACCGCAATGGCGCTCGGCGCCGTTGTCAGCACCCAGGTCGGCAACCTCTTCGCACAACGCACGGAGCGCACCTCGGTCTTCCGCACCGGCTTCTTCAGCAACCGGCTCGTGTGGGCGGGGATCGCCACCGAGCTCGTCCTTCTCCTGATGATCGTCTACATCCCCTTCCTGCAGGAGGTGTTCGGCACGTCGGGTTTACCGCTGGAAGGATGGCTGTTTCTCCTTGGGTGGTGCCCCGCCCTCCTGCTGGCCGATGAGGCCCGGAAGGCGCTGCTGCGATGGCGGGAGAAGGGAAGGTCGACCTTACGGGGTTCGCTCCCCGCATGAAAGGAGACAAGCGATGAAGATCCTCATCATCGGCTGCGGCAGGCTGGGCGCCGGCCTGGCGAAGGCCCTCGAGCAGCGCCGCCATGCGGTGACCGTCGTGGACAAGGACCCCGCCGCCTTCGGCGGTCTGGGAGCGTTCAAGGGGCAAACCGTCGAGGGGAGCGGGATCGACCGGGAGGTGCTCCTCCGGGCCGGCATCGAGCGCGCCGACGGGCTGGCCGCCGTGACGGCCAGCGACGAGGTCAACGTGGTCGCCGGCCGCATCGCCGTGCAGGTGTTCCGGGTACCGAGGGTCGTCGCGCGGCTGTACGACCCCCGCAAGGCGGAGATCTACCGGAGATTGGGGCTGCAGACGATTACTCCGGTCGCCTGGGGGACCAACCGCCTCGCCGAGCTGCTGTGCTATTCCCGCCTGGACACTCTTCACAGCCTGGGCAGCGGAGAGGTGGACATCGTGGAGGCGGAGGTGCCGCCGTTCCTGGTGGGTCGTACGACGGGCGAGGTGACCGTCGCGGGAGAGATCCACGTGGTGGCGGTCAGCCGGGGCGGCAGGACATTTCTGCCCACGCCGGGGTCCGTCTTCCACAAGGGCGACCTGGTGCACCTGGCGGTGCTGGGAAGTTCCGCCGACCGGCTCAAGGCGATCCTGGGACTGTCGTAAGGAGGGCGTAAAACATGTCCATGAACGTCATCGTCGTAGGCGGAGGAAGGGTGGGCGGCTACCTGGCTTCGCTGCTGCTATCGGCGGGGCACAAGGTGAAGATCATCGAGGAGCGCCCGGAGGAAAACCGGATCCTGATGCGCGATCTGCCGCAGGGTGTGCTGAGGCAGGGGAACGGCACGGACCCCGACGTATTGGAGGCCGCGGGCATCCGGCACGCGAACGTGGTGGCGGCGGTCACCGGCGCGGACGAGACGAACCTGGTGGTGACGAGCCTGGCCCGCTTCGAGTTCAGCGTCCCGCGCACCATCGCCCGCGTGAAGGATCCCCGGAATGCCTGGATGTTCACACCCGAGATGGGGGTGGACGTGGCGCTCAACCAGGCGGACCTTTTGGCCCACCTGGTCGCCGAAGAGATGTCGCTCGGCGACATGATGACGCTGCTCAAACTGCGGAAAGGGCTGTTCTCCCTGGTGGAGGAGAAGGTCCATCCGGCGGCGGCAGCGGCAGGAAAGGCTCTGCGGGACCTGAAGCTGCCCGATAAATGCGTGCTGGCGGCGGTCCTCCGGAAGAGCGAACTCATCGTCCCCCACGGGGACCTGGTGCTCCGGCCCGCCGACGAGGTCGTGGCGCTGGTGCACGCATCGCAGGTCACCCGGCTGGCGGCGATTCTGGGCGGAAGGAAGGAACCGGGGTAGAGAGGGGACCTCTGCGTTCCTTGGCCCCAGGCTACTTCTCGAGCAGGAGGGTGACGGGCCCGTCGTTGACGAGCTCAACCTCCATTTCCTCGCCGAACGACCCGGTTTCGACCGGAACGCCCGAAGTCGCTTTAAGACGCCGGATCATCTCCTCGTAAAGAGGTTTCGCGATCGCCGGGTTGGCCGCCTCCGCGAAGCCGGGGCGGTTCCCTTTCGCTGCGTCCCCGTACAGGGTGAACTGGGACACCACGAGGATCCCTCCCCCGATGTCCCCGACCGCCCGATTCATCTTTCCCGCTTCGTCCTCGAAGATCCGTAATCGGGTGATCTTCTCGCACATCCACCGGACATGGGACTCGCCGTCCGAATGGGCAATCCCGACGAAGGCGAGCAGTCCCTGTCCGATCCTGCCGAGGACCGCCCCCCCGGTGGAAACGGAAGCCCTCTTCACTCTCTGGATCAGGACGCGCATGGGACGGCGCACCCGGCCGTAACCCTCGGACTACCCGGGCCTCCCGCCGCCTGGTACCCGGTGAGTTTAATGGTTGCCGTGCCGTTCATCCGGCCGGGCCAATGCATGTCGTGGGTCGTCATGATCACGTTGGTCCCCATTATGGAGAGGCTCAGGTTGACCACTCGGATCACCTTGCGGTCCTGCCGCCGCGCTCGCCGCGTTGCCACCGGAGAGGCGAACCTCGTTCAGGCGTCAGGGTTTCGGCACTTCGGAAAGCGGCACCCCCAGCGCGTCTGCCACCCCCTTGCCGTAAGCCGGATCGGCCTTCAGGCAGTTGCCGATGTGGCGGATCTTGACCTCCTTGGGAGCGTCGCCCATGGCGCGGGCGGTGTTCCCGAAGAGCGCCTTCCTCTGCCCGGCGTTCATCATCCGGAACAGCTTGCCGGGCTGGGAGTAGTAATCATCGTCCTCGCGATGATTCCAATGCTCGGCGGCGCCCTCGATGCGGAGCGGCGGTTCGGCGAAGTCCGGCTGTTGCTGCCACTCGCCGTAGCTGTTGGGCTCGTACCCGAGCGTGCTGCCGTGGTTGCCGTCCACCCGCATGGCGCCGTCGCGGTGGTAACTGTGGAACGGACAGCGCGACGCATTGACCGGGATCAGGTGGTGATTCACGCCGAGCCGGTAACGCTGGGCGTCACCGTAAGAGAACAGGCGACCCTGCAGCATCTTGTCCGGCGAGAAACCGATGCCGGGCACGACGTTGGCCGGGTTGAAGGCAGACTGTTCGACCTCGGCGAAATAGTTCTCCGGGTTGCGATTCAGTTCGAGGATGCCCACCTCCTGCAGAGGATAATCCTTGTGGAACCAGACCTTGGTGAGGTCGAAGGGGTGGTAGGGGCACTTCGCCGCGTCCTTCTCCGGCATCACCTGGATGGACATCTTCCAGCGGGGGAAGTCTTTCTTCTCGATGCTCCCGTACAGGTCCTTCTGGTGGCTCTCCCGGTCTTTCCCGATGATCGCCTCGGCCTCGGCGTCGGTCAGGTTCTTGATCCCCTGCTGGCTGTGCAGGTGGAACTTCACCCAGAATCGCTCGCTCTTGGCGTTGATGAGGCTGAAGGTGTGGCTGCCGAAGCCGTGCATGTGGCGGTAGGAGTGCGGAATCCCGCGCTCGCTCATGGTGATGGTGATCTGGTGCAGCGCCTCCGGCAGCGAGGTCCAGAAGTCCCAGTTGTTGCGGGCGCTGCGCAGGTTGGTGCGGGGGTCGCGCTTCACCGCGTGGTTGAGATCCGGGAACTTCAGCGGGTCGCGCAGGAAGAATACGGGCGTGTTGTTACCCACCAGATCCCAGTTCCCCTCCTCGGTGTAGAACTTGATCGCGAATCCACGGATGTCGCGCTCGGCGTCGGCCGCGCCGCGCTCGCCGGCCACGGTGGAGAAGCGCACGAAGAGGTCGGTCTTCTTTCCGATCTTCGAGAAGATCTTGGCCCTGGTGTACTTGGTGATGTCGTGGGTGACCGTGAAGGTGCCGTAGGCGCCCGAGCCCTTGGCATGCATGCGGCGTTCGGGGATCACCTCCCGGTCGAAGTGGGCGAGCTTCTCGAGAAACCAGACATCCTGCAGCAGCGCCGGGCCGCGTGGTCCGGCGGTCATGGTGTTCTGGTTGTCGACGACGGGGGCGCCAGCGTTGGTGGTGAGCTTCTTCTTCTGACTCATCGTTCTCCTCCCTGGTTGAACGGTTTTCGATGGGGTCGCCTTGCTGCCTTCGCCCTCCCGGAGGCGGTCTCCTTCGCGCAGCCCGCGCAGAACCCTCTGACCTCGACGTGCGTCGTCATGACGCTGCCGAATTTCTTCACGGAGGCGGGAATCGTGAGCACGTTGAGCTCCGCGCTTTCGAAGTCTTTCGCCCGCCCGCACTGCACGCAGACGTAATGGTGGTGGTGCTCGAGGTTGGGGTCGAAACGAACGCTCTCCCGGCGTGGACCGAGGGTGGTGATCAACCCGAGACCATCGAGGAGCCACAGCGTCCGGTACACGGTGTCGAGCGACACCGTCGGAATCCGCACCTGGACGCCCCGGAAGACGGTTTCCGCATCGGGATGCTCCGTGCTTGCGGCAATCTCTCGGAAAATCTCGAGCCGCTGGTGCGTGAGCTTCACGCCCGCCTTCTTGCAGGCGGCCTTGAACTGCTCGAGCCGCCGCCCAACCTCGACGCCGCCGGTTTTCAAGTCCATGTTCCTATCTGCATATTATTCATAGATAGTAATCTATCGACAACTACGCCGCCTGTCAAGGGCCGACGTTTGGACCCCGGCAAGTGCGGCCAAAGTGGGACACTTCGATGAAGTCGGCAGGGCAGTAACCTTTCTCCGCAGGCTGCGGGCGCTTCCCGGGAAGCCGGTTCTCNNNNNNNNTATGGAGAGAGGTTACGGAGGCCTCTTCCCCACTTTCCCCCCCTTTTTTTGATGTCATTCCCCACAAAAGGGCTACCTCTTGCCATACAATATTGTAATAAATGTATTATGAGAATCTAAAACGATCTATAAAAATACGAAAAAGCCATTCACCATACAACATAAATGTAATATACAATATGTATAAAGTACTAATAAAGTATGCATATCTATATATTTTGTACCCAAAAAGTCCTCCATATCGTTTTTTTCTGAACCCAGACAGCCAGGAGGAAAACGATGGAGTGGTTGGTGCTCGAGGCCGAAAAAAAAGACTGATGTTTCCCCCTTTTCTTTCCGATAAAAGGGGAAAGACAAAGATTCGGGTGGCGAGTCCATGCAAACGGGGGCAGGGGCAAGGAAGAAGGGGACCAGGATTCCCGTCGGTCGGATCCTCCCAGCGGTCCTCAGCGAGGGGGTCCTCGGCTGGGTCAAGAGGATGGAAGAGATCGGCTTCAAATATTTTCACCGGGGCGAGGCAAGGCGAAAGGAGGACCCTGAGGATAAGAACGAGAATTTCCTGGACGGGCTTCCCGCCGGATTTTTCGTGCTTCACGATTTCGGCACCGGAAGGGCACTGATCGACCATATTCTCGTCAGCCCGAAAGGGATCTTTGTCCTGAAGATGGAGATCCACAACGGGACCGTTATGGTCCTTGGGGATCAGATCTTCCGAAACGGCCGTTCCCTGGATTCCGATAAGACCCTGATCAAGCGGGCCCGGGAGGAGTGTCGGATACTCCAGGAGCTGCTCATCGGGAGAGGAATCACGGGACTAACGCCTCTGCCCGTCATCCTCTTCACGAATGCGGTGGTCGGCGTGCATGGAACCATCAGAGGGGTGGAGGTTATGCATCGGAATGCCCTCCCCGCCTTCATGAATCGCAGGAAGAATCTGATCTCCGCAAGGGAGGCCGAGGGGATTTTCGAGTTCCTGAAAATCGGATGTCTCGACTCCACCCTTTAGTCCCGGTCGTATCTTCTTTTTCACATATCAATTCAATATAGGAATCAAACGGTACCTGAACGTCCTGGCTTCCGCTGGGAGCTTCCTGACTCGGGGGAGTGACAGCAAGTCGTCATCGTCGTTTCCCTTCCGCCTTCTTCCTGCGGAAACGAATCGCCGATAAAAAGCCTGCAAGGAGAAGAAGGAACAACAGGGATGCGATCTTTTTCGCATGGGGGATATGTTTCCGCCTGAAAAACAGAAAAATCTTTTCCACATCGACAAGATTTGTCTTGCTGACTGCTGTCGCGTATCCGCTTTCCTCTCCATTGAGCGTTGCCGTACATGTGTACCAAAGGGTTTCTCCGAGCCCAGGCCCCTGTACGGTAGCGGAGGAGGCCCCTGGCAATGACGTGGCCATCCATTTCCATGGACCCGTCATCGTGGGACTTGTGTACACCTTCACTACGATCTTTTGGACCTCGGCCGGGTCGATGGGGGTCCCATTGGCGAAGGAAGTCGGAAGGGTCCATGAGATTTTCGCAGCATACCCGGGGGATGCAAAGAGCAGGGATATAAGGAAGATGATTGCCTGGAATATTTTCTTTTCCATGTTCGTCCCTAAAAAACCCAAAGATAATGCGGATTCTATATCATCCCCCCAGGGAGAAAACACTGCTATTCGGAAAATCGGTGTCGCCCTCCGCCAGGACATCGGGGAGACGGAACGGTCCTTCGCCATGGCGGAAAAAACGGCCCCCCCGAAGTCACCCTTTGGAGGGAACGGACGGGACCGGAAAGACATCCCAAGAACATGCGGCCGCGACGAAAAACCGACCTCTCGCCTTCGGGGACGGAAATGACGAGGGAATCCAGATCTGAGGAATGCCCTCTTCCGGGCGTTTTCGGGTTCGATCCGGAACTGATTCAACAGTTCAGGCAGGCGAGGAGAACGAGGGGGGAAGGGTATATCCCGAGGACGAGGCACCTGCGGCCGGACGGATGGGCGAAATATACGAACCGGCTATTTCTCGAAACGAGCCCGTACCTGCTCCAGCACGCGCACAACCCCGTCAACTGGTACCCTTGGGGGGATGAGGCGTTCGAACGGGGGAGGGAACTCCACCGCCCCGTGTTCGTCAGCATCGGGTATTCCACCTGTCACTGGTGCCATGTCATGGAAGAGGAGTCGTTCGAAGACGAGGAGGTCGCCCGGTTCCTGAACGAACACTTCATCGCGATCAAGGTGGACCGGGAAGAGCGACCGGACGTCGACGCCATCTACATGAAAGCCGTACAAGGCATTACAGGAAGCGGCGGCTGGCCGCTGAACGTCTGGCTGACTCCGGACAGACAGCCTTTCTTCGGTGGGACCTATTTCCCCCCCGGGGACGACACCCCGGGACGGGGGGTCGGTTTCCTGCGACTCCTGAAGGAACTGTGGAAGACCTACGAATCACGGCCCGAGCAGGTGGCAGAGATCGGCCTCAACGTGACGAAGTTCATCCGGCAGGCCCTGTCCCCGGGTGGAGGGAAAGACCTTCCGTCCGCCGATATCCTTGCCGGGGCCGCGCAATTTTACCGGGATCAATTCGACCCCGTGAACGGAGGACTTGCCGGGGCGCCGAAGTTCCCCAGCCAGCTGCCCATACGGTTTCTGCTCCGTTACCACAGGCGGACCGGGGACCGGGCTTTCCTCGATATGGCCAAGCGAACCCTCATGAAGATGGCCGCCGGGGGGATCTACGACCAGGCGGGAGGAGGATTTCATCGCTACGCGACAGACGAAAAGTGGCTTGTCCCCCATTTCGAGAAGATGCTCTACGACAATGCACTCCACGTCGTCGCCTATCTGGAAGCCTTCCAGGCGACAGGCGAAAAGGACTTCGCGCGGATTGCCAGGGAAACCCTGCGCTTCATCGAACGGGACATGACCGCGCCCGACGGTGCGTTCTATTCCGCCACGGATGCGGACAGCATCGCTGCGAACGGCCGGCGGGAAGAAGGGTACTTCTTCACATGGACCCCCACGGCTCTCGAAGCGGCGCTCGGTACGGAACGGTCGCGGATCGTCGGCCGGTATTATGGAATGAGCGAAAAGGGCAATTTCGAGGGGCGTACGATTCTCCATACGCCGGAATCCCCTGCGGCCGTCGCAACGAGCCTCAACCTTTCGGAAGAGAAGCTGGACGCCATCCTCTCGGAAGCGAAAGAGCTTCTATACCGGGCGAGAAGCCGCCGCCCCCATCCGCTTAGGGACG
This is a stretch of genomic DNA from Deltaproteobacteria bacterium RBG_16_64_85. It encodes these proteins:
- a CDS encoding ATPase, whose translation is LSEGDRISADARLVKEAELRVDQSTLTGESHPARKTCDAAGKEDLARAEISNLVFAGTSVVAGNGVAVVFATGMQTEFGKIARLTQGIAEEQSPLQKEMVRMTRVVTFLATGTGFLFFGLAIALAGMTLADSFLFAMGMIVAFVPEGLLPTVSLSLAMGVQRMARRNALVKRLSAVETLGCTTVICTDKTGTLTQNEMTVRELRIAGRRLSVTGVGYAPEGEILADGRPVPDSDAVTADLRLLLLAAGLCNNARLLPPDRSIPRWSVLGDPTEAALRVAALKGGMDLAAEAASAPRLRELPFDSRRKRMATIHAHRGVRIAYVKGAPKEVLGLCSRLRVKGKEQPLTDGERARIAAENDDLARGGLRVLAVARRLLPDSLEGTEADTIERDLTFLGLMAMMDPPRHEVAEAVAKCYRAGIRIIMITGDYGLTAESVARRIGILRTPHPRLLNGSELDTMSDEDLKDALREEILLARVTPEHKLRVVSALREMGEVVAVTGDGVNDAPALKQADIGVAMGLSGTDVAKEAADMVLADDNFASIVNAVEEGRAVFANIKKFITYIFTSNTPEAVPFICFVLSGGRIPLALNVMQVLSIDLGTDIMPALALGAEPPEPGLMDRPPRRRSEHVITWPLLLRAYTFLGPLQSLAAMTAFYFLFWKSGYWGRLLDLPSDGALYRSATAMALGAVVSTQVGNLFAQRTERTSVFRTGFFSNRLVWAGIATELVLLLMIVYIPFLQEVFGTSGLPLEGWLFLLGWCPALLLADEARKALLRWREKGRSTLRGSLPA
- a CDS encoding potassium transporter TrkA, with translation MKILIIGCGRLGAGLAKALEQRRHAVTVVDKDPAAFGGLGAFKGQTVEGSGIDREVLLRAGIERADGLAAVTASDEVNVVAGRIAVQVFRVPRVVARLYDPRKAEIYRRLGLQTITPVAWGTNRLAELLCYSRLDTLHSLGSGEVDIVEAEVPPFLVGRTTGEVTVAGEIHVVAVSRGGRTFLPTPGSVFHKGDLVHLAVLGSSADRLKAILGLS
- a CDS encoding D-tyrosyl-tRNA(Tyr) deacylase codes for the protein MRVLIQRVKRASVSTGGAVLGRIGQGLLAFVGIAHSDGESHVRWMCEKITRLRIFEDEAGKMNRAVGDIGGGILVVSQFTLYGDAAKGNRPGFAEAANPAIAKPLYEEMIRRLKATSGVPVETGSFGEEMEVELVNDGPVTLLLEK
- a CDS encoding catalase yields the protein MSQKKKLTTNAGAPVVDNQNTMTAGPRGPALLQDVWFLEKLAHFDREVIPERRMHAKGSGAYGTFTVTHDITKYTRAKIFSKIGKKTDLFVRFSTVAGERGAADAERDIRGFAIKFYTEEGNWDLVGNNTPVFFLRDPLKFPDLNHAVKRDPRTNLRSARNNWDFWTSLPEALHQITITMSERGIPHSYRHMHGFGSHTFSLINAKSERFWVKFHLHSQQGIKNLTDAEAEAIIGKDRESHQKDLYGSIEKKDFPRWKMSIQVMPEKDAAKCPYHPFDLTKVWFHKDYPLQEVGILELNRNPENYFAEVEQSAFNPANVVPGIGFSPDKMLQGRLFSYGDAQRYRLGVNHHLIPVNASRCPFHSYHRDGAMRVDGNHGSTLGYEPNSYGEWQQQPDFAEPPLRIEGAAEHWNHREDDDYYSQPGKLFRMMNAGQRKALFGNTARAMGDAPKEVKIRHIGNCLKADPAYGKGVADALGVPLSEVPKP
- a CDS encoding potassium transporter TrkA: MNVIVVGGGRVGGYLASLLLSAGHKVKIIEERPEENRILMRDLPQGVLRQGNGTDPDVLEAAGIRHANVVAAVTGADETNLVVTSLARFEFSVPRTIARVKDPRNAWMFTPEMGVDVALNQADLLAHLVAEEMSLGDMMTLLKLRKGLFSLVEEKVHPAAAAAGKALRDLKLPDKCVLAAVLRKSELIVPHGDLVLRPADEVVALVHASQVTRLAAILGGRKEPG